Genomic window (Elusimicrobiota bacterium):
TCGTCGGAGTCGAGGGCCTTGACGCTCGCCTGCGTGCCGACGGGCATGAACACCGGCGTCTCGACCCGCCCGTGCGGGGTGTCCAGCCAGCCCGCGCGGGCCAAGCCGTCCTTCGCCTCGATCGTGAATGTCACGCCGGGATTCTACCTTTTACCCGGGCGAGCTCGGACTCCGCCTGCGCGATCAAGGACTCGAGCGACGCGCCGCCGTCCTCGGCGGACTCCTCGATGCGCCGCGCCAGCTCGCGCAGGCCGCGCGCGCCGATGGCGGCGCAGGCTCCCTTCAGCGCGTGCGCCGCGCGCGCCGCGGACGCCGGGTCGCC
Coding sequences:
- a CDS encoding Hpt domain-containing protein → GDPASAARAAHALKGACAAIGARGLRELARRIEESAEDGGASLESLIAQAESELARVKGRIPA